Sequence from the Symbiopectobacterium purcellii genome:
ACTGGCCGTGTGGCGTTTGCAGCGCAATCGCCTCATCCTGCTCGCGCAGTGAAGTCAGTGGACTGGCACGGTGGAAGGCGACGTTGGCATGCTTTGTTACGCGCTGCACGCTGTGACGCGGTGGCGGGATTTGGGCGTGCTCTCCCGCCAGCATCAACTGCCATTTGGTTTCATCGGGCAGATGGACATACCCCAGCGTAAGCCCCTGATGGCCGATACCGGTAAATTTATCAATGCGTGGCAAGGTGGTGCGACGATAGAAAATGTCGACCCGTTCGGCACCGTTTTCCAGGGCAAAGGCGGCATTGTCCATTGCCGACGCGCCGGAACCAACCACGGCCACGCGCTTTCCGGCAACCTGTGTGGGAGGGATGATATCTGCGCTGTGGGCGATGTAACGCGCCGGTATCTGCCGAGCGACAGGGGGCAATGTGGGCCCACCTAGCCCATCAATACCGGTAGCCAGAACGACGCGCCGGGCACGCAGTTGCTGCTTTCCTTGTGCCGTCGCGATATCCACCTCAACCCAGCCCTGTTGGCCCGGTTCGACCCGCGTCACCGGCGCGTGGTTACGCACAGGCAGGTTCAACACCGTGCGATACCAGGTCAGGTAAGCCATCCACAGTGCGCGCGGAATGCGCGCCATGGCCTGATAGGCCGATGTGCCATATTGGGCTTCATACCAAGCGCGGAAGGTGAGAGAGGGAATGCCGAGCGCCGGTCCTGCGGCTTCTTTACGCGTGCGCAGATCGTCCATGCGCGCGGAGGTGATCCACGGGCCTTCCTGTCCGGCGGGGGCTTTATCCAGGCACAGAATGCGGGTTACGCCTGCCAGCGTGAGTGCGGCGGCGGCGGTCAAACCGCACAGCCCGGCACCGACGATGATCACATCGTAATCGGGTGCGCTCTCCTTCAACCAGGGGCGTGCAGGTAATTCCAACAGTGCCAGATCGGCACTCAGGCGTTGTGCCAATTGAGAGAGAGGGGGTTCTGGGTGTGTCATGATCGTGTGATACCTGGTCTAAAGTCGTACCGCTGCAGAGCAGGGCAGTACGTGGCGAATAATTATTAATTCGCATTATTACAGGCTGATCATGTGATATTTAAATGCTTTAATCGCATTTGCTTATGAGGGGAACTACGCTTGTGGCTGATTCTCCTCGGCGTGCTCGATGAACGCCAACATGGTGTCGCTGCCATCGAGGATATCCTGCTGAATGGCATGCTGTGCGGCGGTTCCATCCTGATGGCGCAGGGCTGCCACTACCTCTTGATGGTGCTCAATTGCCATCTGATGGGAGAAATGGGCATAGGCCTGGGCAATCAGTGGGCCGGTGCGCATCCACAAACTGCCGATAAATTGGCTGAGCAGCGGCATATCAGCCATCTGTGCCAGCATGAGGTGAAACTCGCTGTTAAGACGCAACGCCGCGCTTAAATCGTTATCATCAATCGCCTGAAGATTTTGCGTGATATTGGCGTCCAATTCGGCAAGCTTACTCGGTGTCATCAGCGCAGCAGCGTGCAGCGCGCCGCTGCCTTCCAGCGACACGCGCAAGGTACGAATCTCAATAAACTGTGCACAGGTGAGCAGCGGGACGCGGATATCGCGCGGCGTTTTCAGGATCAGCGCCTGTTCTTTGGCGAGTTGCAGGATGGCATCACGCACCGGGGTGACGCTGGTGCCAACCTGGGCGGCCAACTCGCGAATGCGCAGCCGATCGTCCGGTTTTAGCCGCCCCATAATCAGCGCTTCGCGCAGCATGGTGTACACACTGGAACCCAGATAACTGTGGTTGATTTGCCCAATTGGATAATTCACGCATTCACCCCGAGAAACAGCGCAGTCCTGTCGCTTCAATTGGCGCATTATACAATATG
This genomic interval carries:
- a CDS encoding NAD(P)-binding domain-containing protein; translated protein: MTHPEPPLSQLAQRLSADLALLELPARPWLKESAPDYDVIIVGAGLCGLTAAAALTLAGVTRILCLDKAPAGQEGPWITSARMDDLRTRKEAAGPALGIPSLTFRAWYEAQYGTSAYQAMARIPRALWMAYLTWYRTVLNLPVRNHAPVTRVEPGQQGWVEVDIATAQGKQQLRARRVVLATGIDGLGGPTLPPVARQIPARYIAHSADIIPPTQVAGKRVAVVGSGASAMDNAAFALENGAERVDIFYRRTTLPRIDKFTGIGHQGLTLGYVHLPDETKWQLMLAGEHAQIPPPRHSVQRVTKHANVAFHRASPLTSLREQDEAIALQTPHGQFHVDFIIFATGFRVDFQARPEFASFANTICQWRDRYHPAADQQHDGLASAPYLGKHFELLPKPGVDAEPATISTLYCFAFPAVLSHGKLTSGIPSIAEGAQRLTRGIVSSLLREDRAELLARFQAYDTPELLGDEWQETAPFSALPLAP
- a CDS encoding GntR family transcriptional regulator; this translates as MNYPIGQINHSYLGSSVYTMLREALIMGRLKPDDRLRIRELAAQVGTSVTPVRDAILQLAKEQALILKTPRDIRVPLLTCAQFIEIRTLRVSLEGSGALHAAALMTPSKLAELDANITQNLQAIDDNDLSAALRLNSEFHLMLAQMADMPLLSQFIGSLWMRTGPLIAQAYAHFSHQMAIEHHQEVVAALRHQDGTAAQHAIQQDILDGSDTMLAFIEHAEENQPQA